The Catharus ustulatus isolate bCatUst1 chromosome 9, bCatUst1.pri.v2, whole genome shotgun sequence genomic interval GGAAATGAACATCCTGTGAATTCTGACCCTGACCCTGATTCGTGTGCCAGTGAGGAAGAGAAGAGCACAGCAAATGCAGAGCATGGTGCCAGTGGAGGTAAGACTGGCTGTCAGTCAGGGACAAGGATTAAATTACTCACTGAAGCCTTTTTAACAGAAGTGTTtgccctttccttttcctttggctATCAAAGTCtccttgtgctttttttctttcctgacttGTAAGAAATCAGGTGATGACTAGCTGGCATCTGTAGTCATGTACAATTAATGCTTTTTTGGCAGTTAAATGGTTTTAGGAGAGGAATGCAGGCCATGAAAAAACTGAGTCAGGAAAATAGCTGTGGAAAGCAGGAATGTGGTGAGGTTGCATGTGCAGCCTCCTTGGGAAATGCCCTGGTTCCCAGGGGCAGGAATGAACCCTGCATCATTCCCTGCTGTAATTACAGAATCCACAGGCAGCTGAATGTTCTTTCTCCTTTGTGTGCATATTCCACATGTGCAATTTTTCAACTGTTTCTGACTTTTTGAGTGTCACTGTCAAGCTTACAGGTGCTGtgcacccacacacacacacgagctccctgcaggtggggaggggggcagagcaggcaggacaggcGTGACTGGCCTTGCATCAACATTTTGGCTTAAATTCTTTCTGCCAGATGCCAGGACAGCAGTGTTAAAAGACAGGCATGTGatgagaagcagcacagcatgCTCTGTTCAGTGCCCAGGCTGCTGTCCCTCATTGCTGGGCAGAGACGgcaccttcagcagcagctaACCCTGCGGAGCAGAACACGCCGTGTGCCGAGTAAAGCAATGTTTGATTATTTCCTGTTTTAGCACCGGGTGGAAGCTCCTTGGCAGAGGGGAGGAGAAGCCgtgctgtgcaggaggcagctggaCAAGAGGCCCGAGAAGGGCaggtgacagggcagggacaagCCCCGGAGCAGGACGGTGCTGCCGAGGccggagcaggagctgcaggggccGGGGCTGCGCTGGAGGAATCCGCACCTGAGGACAGCGCCGGGGCTCAGGAACATCCCAGAGGAAAGGGAAcgggggaggcaggagggaggtcgggcacagggatggcacctggggagcaggaggtgctgctggaggggatggagacAGAGGCAAAGCCGGCAGCTCGGGGACAGGGGCCAGCCGGGGCGCTGCCAGGACGGGAGGCACACAGAGCCGagccccaggggctggaggggaccgGGAACATcgctgaggaggaggaggctgcgGAGGAAGAGCggaaaggagcagaggagcGGGCGGGAGAGGCGGTGTCCGAGGCAGGGCAGGCGGGGCCGGACACCGAGGTGGGTGCGGTGCCCCCGGCCGGGGAGgctgcgggggctgcgggggctgcgGGTGGCACTGCcggagctgcaggagaaggggcTGCTGAAGAAGGCATTTCTGAAGGGGACGAGGCTGTGGGGAAACCTGGGACTCTCTGGGAAGCACTAGCGGGTATGGAAACAGGAGAGGCAATGCCTGGAGAGGAAGGGTTTGTAAAGCCAAGTGAGTTTTCCCAGCTGAAAGCACCAGGGGAAGAGTggatggagatggggaaagctggaccagcagcagctgagagtgCTCAGGCACGGGAGGTGGGAGGGAACGCTCTGCAGAGAGCGGGGGACACGATGGAAGAGTCTGTGGAGCCTGACAAGGATCCTGTACTGGAAGTGGCACCTGAGTTaggggcactgggggctgctCGGGGGGACCCTGGCGCTGAAGGGTCATCGCAGGCGGAGGAGACGcgggcagagcaggaggaggaggatgaggaggagggtGCAGCAGAAATACTTTGGAGTGGAAACCCAAAGTCTGAGAGCAACaaagcagagacacagagagcAGTGGAGGGAAAAGCCGCAGGAGAGGCGGTGGGAGGGTCTGCAGCGGGCTCGGGAGGTGAGGAGGAGAGCgcagatggagcagcaggcTCAGAGGAGCCGGcagcggggacagaggggcGGCCGCGGTCAGCAAAAgggacagaggggcaggggaggtGTCCCggggagccagggctggtggccatCGCTGTGCTGGGCGGGCAGGCCGGGCGAGGAGCCCTGGCCGAGGAGCCGGCAATGGTCCCGGGGCCGGCACTGGCCATGGGGCCGGCAATGGCCGGGGAGTTGGCAATGGCCGGGGAGCTGGCACTGGCCATGGGGCCGGCACTGGCCCGGGGGCCGGCAGTGGCCATGGGGCCGGCACTGGCCGAGGAGCTGGCACTAGCCGGAGGGCCAGCAATAGCCGAGGAGCCGGCAGTGGCTGGGACTGGCAGGCTGAGCACGGGGGGGATGGCACAGGAGGCGGtgacaggggcagtgctgggggcacagagcGGGACAGCGGCAGAGGAGCGGCTCGGGACCCCGCGGCACGGAGAGGGGCTCGGAGCAGCGAGCCTGGGGGAACAGCCGGGTGCAGGAGGCTCcccggccagccctgcccctggggatggggcagcgGAGCCCGGGGGCACAGGGGTCCCGGGAGGCGAGGGGCTGTGCCCGGGCACCCAgccggggacagcgcggggcagggacgggcggcaggagcagggcttggggcaggcagcaggggaggcCGAGGGCCAGCAGGGGAGGGACAGTCCCCTCGGAGGGAGCCCAGGGCTCCTGGCAGCCGCTGGCACGGGCGAGAGCAGCCGCGGTGCCCGGCAGGCGAGTCCTGCGTGCGGCAGCCGCGACTCGGGATGCGCCTCCCCGTCCCGCTCCTGATCCGCTCCTTAAATGTCTGCCCAGGGTAGCTGGGTCAAGGGATGAGAAATCCTTTTGGGTGGCGGCTTCTGCGTTGTTTCCTGTTCCCCAAATCCCGTGCAAATAAATCCCTTTGCTGTGGCGTTGATTCCCGCAGCCGCTCCGGCCGGGCAGAGCAGATCCGCCGGCCTCGCATGTCGCCGTTCTGGCGGCATTGGGGTGAGCCCTGGGAGCACTCggcttccctgctgctctgcacctcGGTAGCTCCGAGTTCAGCACGTTTTCTGTGAGGTTCGGTCATTGTTTTGCGGGACGGTGCAAACCCAGACTCACCCATCATGTCCTCAGAACGGCCCCAGGATGGGGAAGAAACTGCTCTGAgctttctctgcagctcctcagtgtTGTGTCCTGCAACACGACTGGGCTGGCTGTGGGTCTGTGTGCTGGGATGTCCCTCCTGTTTGTGGGTCTGTGTGCTGGGATGTCACTCCTGTTTGTGGGTCTGTGTGCCGGGATGTCACTCCTGTTTGTGGGTCTGTGTGCTGGGATGTCACTCCTGTTTGTGGGTCTGTGTGCTGGGATGTCACTCCTGTTTGTGGGTCTGTGTGCTGGGATGTCACTCCTGTTTGTGGGTCTGTGTGCCGGGATGTCACTCCTGTTTGTGGGTCTGTGTGCTGGGATGTCACTCGTGTTTGTGGGTCTGTGTGCCGGGATGTCACTCCTGTTTGTGGGTCTGTGTGCTGGGATGTCACTCCTGTTTGTGGGTCTGTGTGCTGGGATGTCACTCCTGTTTGTGGGTCTGTGTGCCGGGATGTCACTCCTGTTTGTGGGTCTGTGTGCCGGGATGTCACTCCTGTTTCTCTGTGGGTCTGTGTGCCGGGATGTCACTCCTGTTTGTGGGTCTGTGTGCCGGGATGTCACTCCTGTTTGTGGGTCTGTGTGCTGGGATGTCActcctgtttctctgtgtgctgggatgtCACTCCTGTTTGTGGGTCTGTGTGCCGGGATGTCACTCCTGTGTCTCTGTGGGTCTGTGTGCTGGGATGTCACTCCTGTTTGTGGGTCTGTGTGCCGGGATGTCACTCCTGTTTGTGGGTCTGTGTGCTGGGATGTCACTCCTGTTTGTGGGTCTGTGTGCTGGGATGTCACTCCTGTTTGTGGGTCTGTGTGCCGGGATGTCACTCCTGTTTGTGGGTCTGTGTGCCGGGATGTCACTCCTGTTTGTGGGTCTGTGTGCTGGGATGTCACTCGTGTTTGTGGGTCTGTGTGCCGGGATGTCActcctgtttctctgtgtgctgggatgtCACTCCTGGCTGTGGGTCTGTGTGCTGGGATGTCACTCTCGTTTCTCTGTGGGTACCACAACCACCTGTCACGTTTCACTGGTGTTTGCCAGCCCAGGAGGGGCTTTGGAAGGATGAAGACAGTAATCACAAGGATTGTTCCACAGCTGTCTgccttgtttttcttgaaaaccGGAGAAATACTGGACTGACGGAatgtcccctcctccccgaggCACCACTTGGCGGGCAGGGCTTTTATCCTGGGCCCTTCCCCACCCCAGGTTAGGGGAGGGGACCCCTCCTCCTTgccccctgtgccaggagggtGGGGGGCTTCCCTCTCCTTGGGGACCCAGCCttgctgctggccacactccAGGGCATTCTGGGCACGCGGAAATGTTGTTGAAAGTTGTCAAACCAGAACAATTCCAACAAGTATTTGTAAATGCATAAAGCCTGGCCTTGTGCTTTTGCTGGAGCCACCCAGGAGTGATCCATGGAGCCTCAGCTGAGGCTGCCAGGAGGGTGGTCGCTTCAGAGCTGTCTCAGCCTGGTGCTGGGTGCCCATCTCTGCTGCCCAAGGCTCTCCTCAGCCTTGCTGTGcctctggcagcactggggccCCCCTAGGACCCTTCTGGCcaggcacccagggctgggtgtgcagcAGCCTCTAGGCACTCTAAGCCTGGGGGTGCAGCAGactcagccccacacagagGGGGATGGTAACTGCATGTTCAAGTAGGGGAAGGACACGGAATGAGCAGGATTTTGAGTGGAATGAGCAGGACTTTGAGTGGAATGAGCAGGACTTTGAGTGGATTGGTGCTGTGAGTCACTTCAGATCAATCCACGTGGAGCTGGAAACCCAAATGTGATCAAGTGGTTGCTGTGTGTTTGCTCCTAGAGGTGTTCCTGTACTAGAGATGGTTTCATTTGTACATCCAGTCTGCACACCTGCCAAGGACTGTCTCTGAGggttgtgttttctgtgttcatACCACACCTGTGTGTTCACTCAGCTCTATTAAATACCCGTACCAGTCTGTGCAGCTCCTTCAGTTTGTGCTGCTGGTTCAACTGTAGAATGAcccctggcagtgcagcagggCCTGAGCCTCGGTGTCTGTCTCTGCTTGCCAGAGGGCTGGCTGATGTTGGGCTGGGGGTTTGTGCCACCAAAGCTGCCTTGTGCAGGTGCCCCTCTAAAGCTCAtgctcagggctgtggctgtggccacACCTGGGCAGCAATTCCAGGGTTACAGGTGAGCAAAGGCAGAGAGGGATGCACGGATTTGCCTTTGCAGAGATTCCCTGGGAGCCCCTCTGGGGCTGTAGGGGACCCAGGGCATCAGTGACGGCCTTGATGAACAGAGCAGTGTCACTGTAGGGAACTGGAATGCATAATACAACATCTACATTATATAATAATGAATAACAGTTCATTATTTAACATTCTTGAAACGTTTGTAAGTGACACTTATGTGTATGGTTGTAACAGCTGGGGGAAAGGATCCTGTGATTGGGAACACATATGTGGACTTCCAAAACATTAGTGTCCCTGTCATTTGAGCAGGCAGAAGTTTGGTAATAAGCAAAACCGAGGAAATGGATAATTGTACAGGTTTGGAAAAGCTTCCCATGGTCCTTTTTGGTCTCCTAGATGATGCTAATTAGTAATTAACTTCAAAGTGAAAAGTAGGTTGCACTTAGGGACAAACAAGATGTGCAGCAAGAAGTAAAAATGACTAATTACTGAAGTGAGCATATGTGAGCAAAGTGAACTATCCAACAGCGTTGCCACTGGCAAAACTCATTCTTGGCTCATCAGGAAGGCTTTTGTAGTGTCAGGTATTTTCAGCTGCCTGTCAGTAGCTCCTGATGGTTGTGCTCAGGTTTGTCTCACCCAGCTGGAGCCTGGTGACATTCCACAGCTGAGGAATGCATTTCATCAGTTCAAAACCATGCACTGCAGACACAGGATGGGAAAAGTCTaaagtccagctcctggaacTGGGCACCAAGCCCTGGCATTGCTGGCAGATGTGCAGTGGTGACTCAGACACCACCCAGGATGCTGGTGAGGACAGTGCTCATGCATCTGGGGCTGCAAGGACCTGGCTGGGAATTGCCTCGGTGCTTCTGGGGCTCAGCTGTACAAACCAGACACGACCAGCCGCTCTGCCTGCCCCTTGGGGCTGAGCCTCTGAGGGGCCcttctgtgctggggcagctctcctGTCCTGGgtgtcctgtgctgtcctgggccagctctcctgtcctgtgctgtcctgtgctgtgctgtgccagctctccTGTCCTGGgtgtcctgtgccagctctcctgtgctgtgctgtgctgtgccagctctcctgtcctgggtgtcctgggccagctctcctgtgctgtgctgtcctgtgccaggctcaCTTCTGGCTCCTGTCCAAACCCATGTCTGGTTGGACACCACATTGTTTTAATCTAGATCGCCTACTGCTGATCTGTTAAACAATTTAAGAAATCACTACAACTGCCAGGCACTGGCAGGTCTCCAAAGCAGGGTAAGAATCCTCTTAGCATCTCATTCTTGGTAAATATTTCACTGTGCTGGGGCTTCTCTGGGAACAGGACAGGCTACTTGCACTCCCACAAACTGCTTTGGAACATGTTCTAAGTATTTACGTTTTTcagagtttgtttgttttactagCTGATCATTCCTATGAAACACATTCCCCCTGAGcctaattttcttctgtagagAGCAATTAACTAAGGCATTGTTTCCTTCAAGGAACCAGTAACTCTAATTAGTATTAAAATTATATGCAAGCACTTGTCTTTGTAAAGAgcttttaaactaaaaaagTTTTGcgttctgatttttttgttgttgttgtttccaTGTGTTCCCCTCTGATGTGTTCTAAGAAGATGCTCAGGGGTGGCACCTGCAGCTCAGGTGTCAGTGAGTACACAGAGGTGTTAATGCACATCAAGTTTGCTTCCTTGCTCCACTTTTGTTTCTCTAATCCAGTTTAGTTTCTGGTTTTCAGGCCCAGTCACTAAATCCAGAGTCACTTCATGGTTACTttaagcaaggaaaaaagacagaatgCAAAGAtatttgtaaggaaaaaattcctgttgGAAAAGAGTCAGTGCTGGAGCTGATTTTTCAGATCTGAAATGGATCCTCTCTGCATCATTGGTGTTTCTGGCCAATCTCTGTGCAGCCTCTGTCATCAGCCCATTCCCTGCCTGTGCTTCTGTAGCTCGGCCATGGGGAGCAGATCATCATCTGCCCAATTAGGGAGGCAATTCTCATCAGCACCCCTGATGCAgcttctccctcctgctctgcccctcttcCCTCACTGCATGCCCCTGCCAACCTTGCTTGTACTCCCAGAAAGAATATAACAGATTCCCTTCAGCTGCAGACCAGTCTGGGTGTTGTTTGGTGTGGTTTGCTGGAGCGTTATAGCTCCTCTTGTTCAGATCTTGTGAACTTCTTGGGCCGGGAGATTGCAGACAGGCTCCAGCAGATCTCCTTgtcagccccatcccagctttCCTGTGTATTTATTCTGACATTTCTGttgtcccagcagtgctggtgtaAATGGAACTGCACCTGAGACACGAGCCCAGTGGGGCAGTGGTAACCCCTGACAGGCACCAggggcaggggtggcagagCTGTAACAGCTTCTCCGCAGTCAACTTTTCAGTGAGTGAAACagaacaaatggaaaatgaCCTCTAAGCTTTGCTCAGTGACATCTTCCCCATTTTTATTACTTCAGCACTACTGAACCTATGGCAGAAGCATTGTCAGAGCCCACCACGCAGTCCCAGTTCACACTGTCACACTGCTCGAGGCCTCATTGCACACCTGCTTCAGGGATCATGGCTGGAAAAACAACATCCTCAGAACCATCACAGACCCCTGCCATCAGTGGGAAACACTGATTGCTGCCCAGCCAGGAAGGCAGCCCTGCCTTGGCCACACATCCAGCGTTACAGACAAATTTTGTTAATttgtaaaaaaccccagaaaataaCAGCATGATTAACTCTGTAATTGCTTCTAGAGgaagagctcagctcctgctgccctgcctctgttctcttttttaatgCCCAGTggtcagagctctgctgcagggctgctggtggcacGGGGTCAGCTGAGGGACGTGCAAAGCAGAAtgcaggacagggacattgCCACCACCActgaggctgctcagggtggcacttggggctgggcagggggatgctccctcctcagctgctatcctccaggctgctgctgcaggggtggAACCTCATGGTGCTCAGGGGGTCTGACACGTACcctgtggggcagagggggTCACTGCAGCTGGCACCGAGAGCCTGGGccccacctgcagtgccagcaccatAACCTGGCCGGGCAGCACGCTGTCTGCTCACCGTTTTTGTCCACGGGGGGGTACTGGAAGCTCCTTCTCATGTCATCCAGAGACAGGCCCTGGGAAGGgggctgcccagtgctgcaATTCAAACAGGACCTGTCAGTTTGGGTAAGACTGATGGTGGCACATCTCCAGCCCATGAGACACCCACGAGACACCAGTGAGGGGCCACAGCAGTTCAGTAAACAAAAAGCAAGAATAAGCCATGAAGTGAGACCGTGACCCCAGGGCGGCTGGCACTGTTACTCTCCTCAGAGTGCCTGCCCTCAAATACCCTGTGTGGGGCTTCACAGCTGCCTCTGGATTGCCATCCTGGAAACAATTCCAGGCATCAATCCAGGCAGGGGCACACATGGGTTCTATATTATTGTAccattactgtaatttcacgaccataaggcgcaccccccgggagtcggcaaaatttgcaactttgtagatcagataaggcgcaccggactataaggcgcacttttttttgcagtgaggctccacccccagctccccccgcgcggtttctggccgaggccccgcctcaacctggcagccattggcccccgggactgccttCACCTGACAGGGGCcgtgccgcgagccaccgagccaccctggacccggcagccatgggtccctgggactgcctggacccggctggggcagtgccccgggccccctggcctgctcccagccggctgctgtggcactgctggctccccccgtggctcacagctcacacttcccgtttggcaaatttcgcgactttgtccatcagataaggcgcactggactataaggcgcacttccgggttcgagggaaaattttagtcaaaagggtgagccttatagtcgtgaaattactgtaagtgaatACCTGAGGTATTAGACCCTGCCACTGGAGATCTGGtttccccagggcagcccccatgttcccagggcagcccccgtgtccccagggcagcccccacGGCCCCATGGcagtccccatgtccccatggcagccccgtgtccccatggcagCTCCCATGGCCCCAGCACAGTCCCCATGGCCCCACGGCAGCCCCCATGCCCCCATGGCAGCCCCTGTGgcagccccatgtccccatgtcagCCCCACGTCCCCCTGGCagcccccatgtccccctggCAGCCCTGTGGCCCCAtggcagcccccagagcccccctggcAGCCCCCGTGCCCCCCTGGCAGCCCCGAGGCCTGCCCGGACCCACCCCAGCTGCCAGGCCGCGCAGGCCCGCGCGTTGAGCGCGTACTCCAGCTCGAAGCGGCTGCGCAGGGCGGCCACGTGGCTGCGGCCAGGCCCGCCGCGGCCCGCCAGGCAGTCCGAGGAGGACGAGGGCGACAGGGACCCGCTGCTGTTGCTGGAGGCTGGAGACATTAACtggattaaaaaacacaaaccgTTATGGCGTATTTGCAAGTCCTTTCTCACCTCCCGTTGGTTGTATCCCACTTTTCCCCAGactttccagcagctccagagctgttctCAGCTGTggccactgtccctgtccccaactgctggcacacacagagctcccctGCCTTACCTCAATATTGCACAGACACTCCTCTAACTTTGTGACAACTTCTGAAAACTCTGGTCTCCCCTGTGAACACAACAGGAAAACCAGAGCTGGGTTGAAAATGGAAGGGGGCAGATCTGGTGTGATGAGATTGacacacagggaagggaagagtcACAGTTCCCTCAATGTGCTCTGAatttcctggcacagctgtcaGTCTGCCTGGGGATCTGGTGAAACCTGAATGTGCTGAGCTACAACGTGAAGAGGTGTGTGTTTGAAATTCATCTCTTCTTCTGTAACAATTAGATCTGAGCTAATGCTGACTAGCTCACAAAAATGCTATCGATACATGATTGGCTCTGCTCTCTAGGTTGATTTCTCTTTGCCCATCAGGAGCTCAGACACAGCCTCAGCAGGGATGAGCAGTGCACAAGTTCCTGGCCAACCTGCCTGTGCCACCCTTGGCTGTGAGAGTTTcacttaataaaaataaatgtttactTCTTAGAGCCCTGAGCCTTATGGCAAGTTGTCTGGATCTAATTAAAGCTCATCAGCCAATGAAAAGGGCTTCTCAGGAGATGCTGCTAATCTTCTAATCACCAGTCTGCCTTTGGAAACAACGGCTGTCAAAAGTTTCTGGAAAACAGATGTTCAAGTACCTGATAAATAGAAACAGGGACATGGCACATGGGAACCAGTTTTCAGCTGGGATGATCCTTGAttgaaataaaagacaaataaaatgaTACATTTTCTAATTTGGGGGCATTTCATGGCCATCC includes:
- the ERICH3 gene encoding glutamate-rich protein 3; translated protein: MSAPQPRLLETYNSLTDKHLVGYFSNARIRRHLQKSGLISRSGRIIPEKEYRLNAIRRDHQRHVRECLADAIFRKVLDMERHHQRDKKKKPDCSGRRNRRKPDEEERIRESLEEIIHVRCPHPPLAPRNHHGLCPFVAAQRACCPHCRAPGLGVDCCVGHCPLPHRIKETYSSKVSSSRPSTAPGKARRLRGRAAAGAGAAPRQGQPLERQQQCARGGNSSEIRIENSVEYIPVSPYQLPALCPRAPPRQRQGDRRVPALRGALPAQGRLNPTTAFNEQVLIRNTRGFPKSPLCSNALVTMIYLGRSKHVSLEFRDEIKVYQQYCGTENICVYRGELMEGDTFQFVSKRHLGFPFSLTFFLNDTEVERLSSCCEFRHLRRPGPRRRNSYFRILHVAGAPPCYKCIVAMGLDKKSSPPKRKARSSGMKHVCPWEHAVHCQLCDSSAEPTSREDSSSVVTRGHGTSAETVEKSLETEEESSEEEMENQSSEEEEDSDENGSKNEYDEDFETYEEVNEEGQTGDQMNGMSKPPSDDKSHSLGCGKESEPSSQKALGASDREQDGSDGYCDDRASGDDLQERRPADSASSLSTQCSTQTASHAEMVTENLNGQQDCSFKSASDSAAHAHCGNESGEKELLRMEENQETSALEKKGIDEAEKTKTEDLTAREDTRISHENIMSMQHQNHEVNGEFKQTGPGEGNRNEEEKSAAVPWGSRALDTEDGSEECPWSEEGAVFEDCKPVQEEVAKASGNEHPVNSDPDPDSCASEEEKSTANAEHGASGAPGGSSLAEGRRSRAVQEAAGQEAREGQVTGQGQAPEQDGAAEAGAGAAGAGAALEESAPEDSAGAQEHPRGKGTGEAGGRSGTGMAPGEQEVLLEGMETEAKPAARGQGPAGALPGREAHRAEPQGLEGTGNIAEEEEAAEEERKGAEERAGEAVSEAGQAGPDTEVGAVPPAGEAAGAAGAAGGTAGAAGEGAAEEGISEGDEAVGKPGTLWEALAGMETGEAMPGEEGFVKPSEFSQLKAPGEEWMEMGKAGPAAAESAQAREVGGNALQRAGDTMEESVEPDKDPVLEVAPELGALGAARGDPGAEGSSQAEETRAEQEEEDEEEGAAEILWSGNAVGGSAAGSGGEEESADGAAGSEEPAAGTEGRPRSAKGTEGQGRCPGEPGLVAIAVLGGQAGRGALAEEPAMVPGPALAMGPAMAGELAMAGELALAMGPALARGPAVAMGPALAEELALAGGPAIAEEPAVAGTGRLSTGGMAQEAVTGAVLGAQSGTAAEERLGTPRHGEGLGAASLGEQPGAGGSPASPAPGDGAAEPGGTGVPGDSPIMSSERPQDGEETALSFLCSSSVLCPATRLGWLWVCVLGCHSCLWVCVPGCHSCLWVCVLGCHSCLWVCVLGCHSCLWVCVLGCHSCLWVCVPGCHSCLWVCVLGCHSCLWVCVPGCHSCLWVCVLGCHSCLWVCVLGCHSCLWVCVPGCHSCLWVCVPGCHSCFSVGLCAGMSLLFVGLCAGMSLLFVGLCAGMSLLFLCVLGCHSCLWVCVPGCHSCVSVGLCAGMSLLFVGLCAGMSLLFVGLCAGMSLLFVGLCAGMSLLFVGLCAGMSLLFVGLCAGMSLLFVGLCAGMSLVFVGLCAGMSLLFLCVLGCHSWLWVCVLGCHSRFSVGTTTTCHVSLVFASPGGALEG